From the genome of Salmonella enterica subsp. houtenae serovar Houten:
GATCGAGATCCTGACGATGCAGCACGTCGCCTTCCAGCGAGTGAATTCGCGTCCCGTTACCGGTAATAAGATAAGCATCCAGTGAAAGCGTCCCCAAAATATGCCGCATTTCCAGAACATGACGACCCGTGGCGAATGTCAGAGTGATGTCGCGTTCGCGCAGACGCGACAGCGTGGCGATCGTTTCTCTACCCAAATGGTGATCGGGCATTAATAACGTGCCATCCATATCAAATGCTGCCAGACGGGCCATCTCTTTCTCCACACTGTGACGCGGTTAACTTGTTGTTCAGTATTACCTGAGATATACGGAAGTAATAGTGAACAGATAAAAGGAAGTGTTCCGGGTTTCTATGAGGCTACTGAATCGGCTTAATCAATATCAACGCCTCTGGCAGCCTTCCGCCGGGGAAACGCAACATGTCACCGTTAGCGAACTGGCCGAACGCTGTTTTTGTAGCGAGCGCCATCTGCGAACACTGCTGCGTCAGGCCCAGCAGGCGGGTTGGCTAAGATGGGAGGCGCAGTCCGGGCGCGGGAAACGTGGACGGCTACAGTTCCTGGTCACGCCGGAATCGCTCCGCACCGCCATGATGGAACAGGCGCTGGAAAAAGGGCAGCAGCTCAACGTACTGGAACTGGCGCAGCTGGCGCCTGGCGAATTACGGGCGATGCTCCAGCCTTTTATGGGCGGCCAATGGCAAAACGATACGCCGACATTGCGTATTCCCTACTATCGTCCGCTTGACCCGCTGCAGCCGGGTTTCCTGCCAGGACGCGCGGAACAGCATCTCGCGGGACAAGTTTTTTCCGGGTTAACGCGCTTCGACCGCGACAGTCAGTATCCTTGCGGGGATTTGGCGCATCACTGGGAGGTTTCCGCCGACGGTTTACGCTGGGATTTTTATATTCGCTCCACGCTGCACTGGCATAATGGCGATACGGTGGGCACCGCGCAGCTACACGAACGCCTGGAAAGGCTGCTTACCCTACCCGCGCTAAGCAAATTGTTTATTAGCGTCGCACGTATCGAAATAACGCATCCTCAGTGCCTGACCTTCCTCCTTCACCGACCTGATTACTGGCTGGCGCATCGTCTGGCGAGCTATTGTAGCGGTCTGGCGCATCCTGACCTGCCGCTTATCGGCACCGGCCCTTTTCGCCTGGCGTTGTTCACGCCGGAACTGGTGCGTCTGGAAAGCCACGACCATTATCACCTCAGCCATCCGCTGCTGAAAGCGATTGAATTCTGGATCACTCCGCAACTGTTTGCCCGCGATTTGGGTACCAGTTGCCGCCATCCGGTGCAGATCGCCATCGGCAAACCAGAAGAACTGGCGACGCTGAGCCAGGTAAGTAGTGGTATCAGTCTGGGCTTTTGCTATTTAACGATTAAAAAGGGCTCGCAGCTTAACGTACAGCAGGCGCGGCGTCTGGTACATATTATCCATCATACATCTCTACTGAAAACATTGCCGGTAGATGAGAATTTGATTACGCCAAGTCAGGGGCTACTTCCTGGCTGGACAATCCCGCAATGGCAGGATGTTGATGAGACCCCGTTGCCTAAAAAACTCACACTGGCGTACCATCTTCCCGTTGAGCTTCATACGATGGCGGAACAGCTTCGACACTATCTTGTAACGCTCGGCTGTGAGTTAACGTTGATTTTTCATAATGCCAAAAACTGGGATAACTGCCCTGCCCTGACGCAAGCGGATCTGATGATGGGCGACAGGCTGATCGGCGAAGCGCCGGAATATACGCTGGAACAGTGGCTGCGCTGCGATCAGATCTGGCCGCATGTCCTGGACGCGCCTGCGTTTTCACATCTGCAGGCGACGCTTGACGCCCTGCAAATTCAGCCCAATGAAAAAGATCGCCGCGCCGCGCTACAGCAGGTTTTTGCCAGCCTGATGAATGACGCCACGCTAACGCCGCTGTTTAATTATCACTATCGCATCAGCGCCCCGCCGGGTGTTAACGGCGTTAGACTCACCCCTCGCGGCTGGTTTGAGTTTAGCGAGGCATGGCTTCCGCCGCCTTCGCCGTGAAGAAGCTGGTCGGTATTATCCGTACGCGTTACCATATTGGTTTTCGTCATTGATCAGGATAATTATGAAACGCGCCGTTGTTGTA
Proteins encoded in this window:
- the ybaE gene encoding ABC transporter substrate-binding protein, with translation MRLLNRLNQYQRLWQPSAGETQHVTVSELAERCFCSERHLRTLLRQAQQAGWLRWEAQSGRGKRGRLQFLVTPESLRTAMMEQALEKGQQLNVLELAQLAPGELRAMLQPFMGGQWQNDTPTLRIPYYRPLDPLQPGFLPGRAEQHLAGQVFSGLTRFDRDSQYPCGDLAHHWEVSADGLRWDFYIRSTLHWHNGDTVGTAQLHERLERLLTLPALSKLFISVARIEITHPQCLTFLLHRPDYWLAHRLASYCSGLAHPDLPLIGTGPFRLALFTPELVRLESHDHYHLSHPLLKAIEFWITPQLFARDLGTSCRHPVQIAIGKPEELATLSQVSSGISLGFCYLTIKKGSQLNVQQARRLVHIIHHTSLLKTLPVDENLITPSQGLLPGWTIPQWQDVDETPLPKKLTLAYHLPVELHTMAEQLRHYLVTLGCELTLIFHNAKNWDNCPALTQADLMMGDRLIGEAPEYTLEQWLRCDQIWPHVLDAPAFSHLQATLDALQIQPNEKDRRAALQQVFASLMNDATLTPLFNYHYRISAPPGVNGVRLTPRGWFEFSEAWLPPPSP